DNA from Halogeometricum sp. S1BR25-6:
ACACCCCGCGTCGACGTGCGAGGCGTCGATACGGGCGGCGCCGTCGTCGACGGCGGCGGCCGCCGCGCCGAACAGGGCCGCGAGGCCGTCGTGCGCGTCGCCGTCGGCCCACGCGGCCACCTCGCTCACCGTCTCGTGGCCGAGGGCGTCGCGCGCGAGGCCGTCGGATACGCGTTCGGTCAGCATGTCGACGAGGGCGTGCCGTTCGTACGCCGGTATCTCGGCCGTCGCGTCGGCGACGTCCGTCTCCGGGCCGGGAGCACCGCGGCCGACGGCGACGTACGAGAGCGCGTCGGCCACCGGGTCGAATGCGGCGTCCACGGCCGCGAGGTCCGGCGTGCCGGGTTCGCCGACGTGGTCGACGGCGACCACCAGTCGGCGCGAACGGTCGAGTTCCGCGCGGAGTCGGTCGCGGAGGGCCGCGGTGCCGACGCCCTGTTCGGGCACCGAATCGTCGACGACGGCCGCGAGGACGGCCCGAAGGAGGGCGAACTCCGTCGGCGCGACGCGCGCGTCGACGAACGCGAACCGGGTGACCGCCGGCGCGGCCGCCCGCGTGGTCGTCCGGATGGCGCCTCGGCGACCCGGCGTTGTCGCCGCGAGGTGAGCGAACAGCGCGGAGACGACAGCCGACTTGCCCGCCCCTTTCGGTCCGTGAACGTAGAGGTCCTCGGGTAGGCGACCGTCGAACGCCGGGTCCAGTCGGTCGAGCAGGCGTTCGAGCGTCGGTCCGCGACCGACGGGTTCGTCGAGGTGGTGCGTGGGGTCCAGCGCAGACAGGTCCCGGATGGGGTGGCGGGAGCCGTCTCCGCGGCGTCGGCGTCTGTCGATTCTGTCGGTGAGTCGCATGGCGTCCTCCGGGAGTCGTTACTTCGTTCTCCGAGGACCGATAAAAACACCCGGTCTCGGCGCGCTCGACGAACGGGTTTCTTTCGCGCTCTCGCGCCGTCTGACCGACGGCGGTTCGGCGTCACTCTCGCCTCGGGGAACACGTGGCAACCACCAGTAACTATTATAATCGTTCGTGCTCGTGTCGCCGAGGCACGGC
Protein-coding regions in this window:
- a CDS encoding ATP-binding protein, translating into MRLTDRIDRRRRRGDGSRHPIRDLSALDPTHHLDEPVGRGPTLERLLDRLDPAFDGRLPEDLYVHGPKGAGKSAVVSALFAHLAATTPGRRGAIRTTTRAAAPAVTRFAFVDARVAPTEFALLRAVLAAVVDDSVPEQGVGTAALRDRLRAELDRSRRLVVAVDHVGEPGTPDLAAVDAAFDPVADALSYVAVGRGAPGPETDVADATAEIPAYERHALVDMLTERVSDGLARDALGHETVSEVAAWADGDAHDGLAALFGAAAAAVDDGAARIDASHVDAGCDAVPADCCSLGRVFALSASRRRVLASLVSLNSADRSSVTVAADAVAADSSVNLSAATVKRVLYELAESGLVRRVETAADGDGPGRPPTRPEPNFPTLVFERLGSADAGGTHPER